The sequence below is a genomic window from Nostoc flagelliforme CCNUN1.
ATAGCTAGAAAATATCTCCAGGATCTGCGGAGCGGAGTTTGTTGATAGCAAGCGCTCCTGATGCTATGCACATCAAAACTGTTGAAGTTAAGACAATGAGTGCATTATTAAGGGTCATAAATATTGGTAATTTAGTTGCTTCTGCTGCAAAGCTATATAACAAAACAGAAGTAATAAATCCTGGAATATAACCTAAAATTGCCAAAATTAAAGCTTGCTGAAATACCACATTTAATAAATATTTATTGGCATAACCGATAGCTTTTAAAGTGGCGTAAGCAACGAACTGCGTAGCAATATTGCTGTAAAGAATTTGATAAACAATAACCACACCAACAACCGCAGCCATCGTCAACATTAAGTTAAGAATAAAACCAATGGGTGTTCTGACAGCCCAATATTTTTTCTCAAAATCAATGAAGCCTTGGCGTGTAAAAACTTGGACATCATTAGGTAAAGTTGCTTGCAAATTTTTTAGTACTGCTTCTGCATCAGTACCAGGTTTGAGGGAAATCAAACCGATATCTATCATATCTGCCGGACGACTATTGGGATTTATCCTCAAGAAAGTTGAGTCACTGACAAGTAAATTACCGTCTACCCCAAAGGAAGGCCCCAAGCTGAATAAGCCACCAATTCTGACTCTATAGCCAATTAATGAATTGAAGGGAAATATTTCAATTGTCTGTGTAGTATCTCCCGCATCAAATTTTGTAGCTATTGGGCCAAACTCTGGGCGAGAACTCCGGTCAAAAAGCATGACATCGGGAATTTTGAGTTTATCTAAATTTTTCTCAACTTCTGGGAGGTTCATCACAGGCTTACCGGGATCGAAACCAATAACGTATATTGAATATTTCTCACCGGTTGCCGGATTTTTCAGTTTGGCAAATTGCAAATACATGGGGCTAACTGACTCTACGCCATCAAACCCCAGAGATTGGTACAAACGAGTCCGCGAAAAACTTTGATTTGAGGTCAAAGATTTATATTGAGAACTAACTAAAAATAAATCTCCTTTGAGATTCTGATGCACTGCGGTTGCACTTGAATAGAGGGCATCTTGAAAACCAAGTTGCACAAACATTAGCAGCACAATAAAACCAATCCCAGCTACAGCTACTAGTAAACGAACTTTTTGCTGCGCTAGCTGTAGCCATCCTAAAGGAATTTTGAAATTCATGGATTTATTTGTTATTTGTCATTTGTCATTTGTCATTTGTCATTTGTGAATGGCTAATAACTAATGCCCCATGCTCAATGCTCAATTGACTAAATATGAATGGCTACATCTACCTGTAAGTTGGTGAAACGAGCAACCTTTTGGCTATCTGCGGGACTATCGATGGAGATTTTCACTTCAATTATTCTGCGGTCTGTATCTGAGCCAGGGTTTAGGCTGAAGATGTTTTGCTTGTCGACTTGCCAACCAATCTCTTTTACAGTTCCTTTTATTGTTCCAGTAAATGCAGTGCTGGTAATTGTGGCTTTTTGTCCTACACGCACTTTTTGAACATCGGTTTGATACACCTCTGCAATCACATACATTTGAGATGTCTTACCTATCTCAGCAAATCCTCTGCTGCTGCTAATTACTTCTCCGGTTTTGGCGTGAATTTTCAAAATTTTGCCATTTATGGGAGATTTGATATAACTTAAATCCAAGTCGGCTTTTGCTTGTTGAACAGAAGTTGTTGCACTGTTGACTTCGGTTTGTGCGACTTGAACATCTACAGTACGCACTTCGCTAATACTGGTGAGTTGGGCTTGTGCTTGCTTGCGTTGTTCTTGGAATGTGTCTTGAGTCCGCTTGAGGGTGGCTTGAGCTTCTGTTAACTGCTGTTGTGTAGTCTTTAGTTGCAAAGCTTTGGTATCTGCTACAGAAGCCGCGATCGCACCTTGTCTATATAATTGCTGATAACGATTATTCTCGGCTTGAGCATTGTCTACTTCCGCCTGGATACGGTCGATTGTTGCCTGTTGTGTAGCAACGTCTCCTTTATATTGTGGCTCTAAACGTGCGATCGCGGCCTTTTGAGCTTCGATATCTCCGGTTTTCGCTCCAGATTTCACCTGCGCTAGTTTAGCTTTGGCAACTTGCAGTTGGTCTAAAGCCTGTTGCAATGCGGTTCTAGAACGACCATAATTTTCTAGATACGCTAGTACTTGCCTTGCTTTAACCGTATCCCCTTCTTTTACCAACAGTCTTTCTACTCGCACCCCGTTATTAGAAGCGGGAGCAGTCAAAGAAGTAACTTCGCCTTCTGGTTCCAAACGTCCCAAGGCTGTCACAGCAAGTTTCACAGGAGCGACAGCTTTTGGAGGGTTTGTTGCTGGTGTGACAACTTTAGGTTTAGACCAAAACGGTATCAAACTATAAAAAGCTATTAATCCGGCCGCCAAGGTGAGAGAAGCTGCTAAAATTACTTGCGATCGCCCTACGGGTTTTGTGAATAATCGGCTTTCTTTATTTACTGCCATCTTTTCATTCCAATTCTGTTTTCTAGGGGATAGCCTGGTTATATTTAATCGCTTAGATATAGACTCATCCGCAAATTACCAAGAGGGCTTTTCCTCTAAGGTTTCTACCTTAATAAAGTGGATGGTTCTAAATTGGTTTTATATGAATTGTTGTACGCTTTTGCCGCCCAAACTCACTATTGTGGCGTGAAAATTAATGGTGGTGTTACTTCAAAGCTTCCTAAGTTATATCCTAATTTGACATCTAATCCCGTAGCGTAAAATACAATAGAGCTAACCAGAAAACTTAAATCCCAAGACCAACGAAGCGCCAATAAAAATAAACTCAAAGTTTGGATAAACTTGTTATTAATAATGACATTGAAACTGAATCTTGTCAACCGATTAGCTTCGCATAAGTCCTGATTCTCTCACTAAAATATTGCATCACAGTCCGATTAGAGACTAAATAAATTTGTTCATCACTAATCTCTTCTCTGCTAATTTAATACTAAAAGATAGTTCGTTATTAAGCCGATTTGATATTACTAACAGATTATTATTAGCAAGGTTGTGTAGTATTAGACATTCTTATCAGCTTTGCTCATAGTAATTAAAGGCATAAAGTGATACCTTTGGTGCGTTACGTCAACGCATAAGTAGGATGGCGTAAATAATTAAAGGTTTGTAGAGAGCAGATATAGCCCTACTTTGAGAAATAGAGCCGCTCACTACAAACTAATTTCAATATTTTTTACATTAGTTAATTTTGAAGCGATGTACATGACTATCCTTGATGAAAGGGAAAAATTCTGAACTATAAGCCGCAAAACTTAAGTTGTGGGCGGGATATCAGCCAGCGCGATACCTTGACGTTTATCTGTGTAGCTGCGGTTTATAACCGCCTTTTTTAAGGATGTAATCATAATTATGTTTATTAAGCAACATACTAAAAATTAACATTTGCTTTATAAATAACCGCTTTGCGCCTTAACTTGACTTATATTGAAAAATAACCCAAAACTTTGATTCAATTATGATGTTTCTCTGAGAAAACATACTTATGGTTATTCAATTTATCTATGTATTCATGGAATTGTTACTTACTAGACAACAGATTTGCATTGTTAAGTTAATCCAGTACAAATTTTTGGCTAACCCGTAGATAACAAAATATCTCACACATTTATATCGTCATAAATTATACTTAAATGCGGAATTTTATTCAAAGTTGACATAAGTAATAGTGGAGGCTTCTTTATAAAAGAATTTTAAAGGAATGATTTAGTTTATGTAAAGTGTGTTATTGTTTTTATTAATTCAATGCTTAAAAGCAGTTAAGCAAACTAGTTATTTAATTGAAATTTTAAAATTAAAAATAACTAAACATAACTGCTTATCCATCACCTTCTGATCGTTTAGTTACTTTTAAACTTGCATTATCTCGGATTAAAGGTGGTGTCTTTTCTGTAACGAACTTGTCAACTTTACTGGGTCAAATCCCATAAAATATATTATCCTGGACGTTGAAACTGGCTATGACGTTGATCAAGATACAGAACGTTGTCATTAATAACAGCTATGTTGCTGTGGTTAGGCTAGATAATCAAACGGGTTCAGGCAAAAAAAGCGTTTCTGTTTCCTTAGCTACTCTTCAGTTTTTATTGCTCCAGTTGGATACCATTGCTCAAAATCTCTACTATTACAAATGGATTGAATTCACTGGCCAAGCAGTTATTACACTCAAAGACTATTTTACCAGTTTTAACAACGTCATCGACCTATTGCCACAATATCAAGAGTCTAGCGTTGGATAACATTTTTTCGCGATGTCTACGACGGGCTACGCCTACGCAGTGTGCCAAAGTCGCCTGGAAACATAAGGCTTTACCCCGGCAGTATGTATCGTGTGGTGTCGATTTGGAGACAAGCATTTAGCAAAAATAAGATAGCTAATTGCTTACAAAACGAGAGTTTTTCATTAATTAGTAGGCAACAGAATTACTGTAGCTACACAATCCACAGTACTAACTATGCCCTATGTCTGCTTATTCGATTGATACTGCCTTAGCGGAGTTAGAAAGCCTTATCAATAATTGTGAAAAGGCTGTGATGAGGTCTATAGAGGAAAAAAACATGAAGTCAGATAAATCAGATAAATCAGTGTCAATTAACAGAATTAACAGACAATTACAACACAATCCTATCGCCATTGTTGGGATGGCTTCTCTATTGCCTCAAGCCAGAAATTTACGGGAATATTGGCAAAACATAGTAAACAAAATTGATTGTATTACTGATGTTCCTGCTACTCACTGGAGCGTCGAAGATTATTACGATCCAAATCCCAGAACTACTGAAGATAAAACCTACTGTAAAAGAGGCGGTTTTCTTCCAGAGGTAGATTTTAACCCGATGGAATTCGGCATACCACCCAGCATTTTAGAAGTCACAGATGTATCGCAACTATTAAGCTTAGTGGTTGCGAAAGAGGCGATGGAAGATGCAGGTTATGGCGAAAAACGTGAGTTTAACCGCGAGATGGTTGGGGTAATCTTAGGCGTGGCTATGGCCAAGCAGTTAGGAATGCCACTTTCTGCCAGGTTGGAATATCCGATTTGGGAGAAAGCACTCAAAAGCAGTGGTTTATCCGATGAAGATACCCAAAAAATCGTTGATAAAATCAAAAGCGCTTATGTGAAATGGGATGAGAACGCTTTCCCTGGAATGTTAGCTAACGTAGTTGCAGGTAGAATTGCCAATCGTCTCAACTTTGGCGGGATGAATTGTGTAGTTGATGCCGCTTGCGCTAGTTCTTTTGGTGCTTTAAAAATGGCAATCAGTGAACTAGTTGAGCATCGTTCTGACATGATGCTAACTGGTGGTGTTGATACCGACAACACCATCATGGCTTACATCTCATTCAGCAAAACACCGGCTGTTTCTCCTAGTGAAAATGTCAAACCTTTCGATGCTAAATCTGATGGGATGATGCTGGGTGAAGGTATCGGAATGATTGTCCTCAAGCGGTTAGAAGATGCTGAACGGGACAACGATAAAATATATGCCGTAATTAAAGGTATTGGTACTTCCAGCGATGGGCGTTACAAGAGCATTTATGCTCCTCGCAAAGAAGGTCAAGTCAAAGCCTTAGAACGTGCTTATGAAGATGCCGGCTTCTCTCCCGCTACCGTTGGTTTGATGGAAGCACATGGCACAGGCACAATGGCTGGAGATCCGACAGAATTCGGTTCTTTAAAAGACTTCTTTGATGAACATGATGAGAAAAAGCAGCATATCGCTTTAGGTAGTGTGAAATCGCAAATCGGACACACAAAAGCGGCTGCGGGTGCGGCGAGTTTAATTAAAACTGCTTTGGCTTTACATCACAAAGTATTACCGCCCACAATTAACATCACCGAGCCGAACCCCAAACTCAACATTAAAACTTCATCCTTTTATTTGAATACCGAAACCAGACCTTGGATTCGTCCAGAAGGGGAAGCACCTAGACGCGCAGGTGTGAGTTCCTTTGGATTTGGTGGGACTAACTATCACGTTGTTTTGGAAGAATATGAAGCTGACCAAAACCACGCTTACCGCTTACACAGTGATGCTAGTGAAGTGCTGTTGTTTGCTCCCACAGTAGACCAATTGTTGAGCAAATCCGAAGAGATTTTAGGTAAGTTGCGTTCGCCAGATGCACGTACACATTACGCACAATTAGTCAATGAGTGCAAATCACAACAAATTCCCCTTTCTGCTGCCAGATTTGGGTTTGTAGCTGAGAATCTGGAAGAAGCTTGCAAGTTGCTGCAAACTAGCATTGAGTGGCTGAAACACAAAGGAACAGCAGCATCTTGGGAGCATCCCCAAGGGATTTATTATCGCTCCTCTGGTATGGAATTGGGCGGAAAAGTTGTCTCTCTATTTTCTGGTCAAGGTTCGCAATACCTGGAGATGGGACGCGAACTGGTGATGAATTTTCCTTTGATGCGCCGTCTTCATGGTTATATGGATAGCCTGTTGCTCAAAGATAATTTGCAGCCGTTGTCAGAAATCGTTTTTCCTCATCCTGTGTTTGGAGAGGCAGAAAAGAATGTCCAAATTGCTGCCTTGCAACGTACAGAATATGCTCAACCAGCCATCGGGGTGTTGAGTGCAGGGATGTACAGCATACTGCAACAAGCTGGATTTAAGTCAGATTTTGTTGCCGGTCACAGCTTTGGTGAACTAACAGCGCTATGGGCTGCGGGGGTTTTGAGTACAGAAGATTACTTGTTCTTAGTGAAAGCTAGGGGTCAAGCAATGGCGGCTCCAGAAGATCCAGATCATGATGCGGGAAGTATGCTGGCTGTCAAAGAAGACATCAGCAAAGTAGAAGCAGTGCTGAGACATTTTCCCCAAGTTGCGATCGCTAATCAAAATTCTCCGACTCAATTTGTCTTGGCTGGGCCTACCGCAGAAATAGCGAGAATCAAAGAGGCTTTACATGAGAAAGGATATACAGCTGTATTGTTACCTGTATCAGCAGCGTTCCATACACCGCTAATTGCCTTTGCTCAGAAATCCTTTGCGATCGCAACCAAGTCTGTCAAATTCCAAAGTCCCAAAATCCCTGTTTACAGCAACGTTACCAGTAAGCAGTATCCCAAAGAACCCCAAGGTATTCAAAAAATCCTGGAAACGCATCTTTCTAATTCAGTGCTGTTTAAACAGGAAATTGAAAATATTTATGCAGCCGGTGGTACTTGCTTCGTGGAATTTGGGCCGAGAAGAATTCTCACCAACTTAGTCAAAGATATCCTTGGCGATCGCCCTCACATCACCGTATCTTTGAACCCCAGCACCCAAAAGAATAGCGATCGCTCTTTGCGAGAAGCAGTTGTGCAGTTGCGGGTGATAGGTATGGCTTTGAATAACCTCGATCCTTACCAACTTCCCCAAACTATCCCCCCAATTGAGACGAAGAAGACATTAAATGTCCGTTTAAACGGGATAAACTACAGATCCGAAAAAACGAAAAATGCCTTCGCTCTAGCTTTGCAGAATGGGCATAAAGTCACATTACCCACCCCTGAATATTCTGATGCGGTTCCTTTATTTAGCAGCCCAGGTGTAACTCCAACTCTCGCAGCGATCGAGACTAACGGACATAAAAAATCTACCGCAACAATGAACGGTGTGAGTTCTGATATCATCACCCAAACAGAGCAACAAATGAATCCTGTGACCCTTTCACAACCAGCCCAGGAATCTAAGATGCAACCAACGCCAGAAAAACTTACAAATTACCAACAACTTTTAGAAAGTTTAGAATACCTCCTGACACAGTTCCAGGAAAATCAAGCCGAGAATTTACAAGTTCACGGTACTTATCTCAACCATCAAATGGAATACGCTAAAGCATTTTTCCAACTGATGCAACAGCAGAATTCCTTGTTGAGTGAAAGTAAATCAACAGCCGAAACTGCCAAAATGAAGCTAGTTGTCATGGAAAGCCTAGAGCGCAGCATGATGCAGTTTCACTCCCAACAAGGTGAAACCCTACGCATCCATGAGCAATATCTTCAAGAGCAGTTGGAATATACTAAGAGCTTTTTCCAACTCATACAGCAAGAATATTCTCAAATCATCTCTGGTGATGGAGCAACCCAACTAACAGAGATAAGCAATTTCACTCCGTTCACAACAGAAACAACTGTTAGTGATGCACCAGTACCTCCTACTACCAAGATAGTAGAAAGCCAGCCTTTGCCTGTAACTGAGCCTGTAGCCAAAAACGGCTCAACAGTTACTCAAGAACCTCTGCCGCCTGCTGTAGAGCCTGTAGTTGAAACTCCTGTATCCCCAAAAACCCAATCAATCGCGTCTCTACTTCCCACACCGCACTTCGCCACTGTCGAGACAGTAGAGCCTGTAGCAGAGTTACCTGCCCCAGTAGTAGAACCCCAAGCCGAGGTTGTAGTCAAAATTAGCTCACCTCCAGTCAGCGAAGTTGTTGCATTCACCCCAAAGCCAGCACCTACAACTGCTGCACCTGTATCTGGCGCAACCATCGATATTGTTGACTTGGATAAAAACCTGTTAGCCATCACCAGCGATAAGACCGGCTACCCAGTCGAAATGCTGGAAATGGACATGGACATGGAGGCTGATTTAGGAATTGATTCCATCAAACGTGTGGAAATCTTAGGGGCGCTACAAGAAATGTACCCCAACCTACCCAAGCCCAATTTAGAAGAACTGTCAGAAAAACGCACCATCGGTCAAGTTGTAGAGTATCTGCAATCTCACGCTTCCAAAAGTGTTTCTGTAGAAATTGCAGTTCACGAAATACAACAAGCAGCCGAGGTTCCAGTAGAGACTGCACCAGTAGTTGAGGTAGTCATTGCACCTGAACCAAGCATAGTTGTCGCATTCACCCCAGAACCAGAACCTGCTCTCGCTACAAGTGATGAATTTGCAAACTTAGGTGAAACTCTGTTAGCTATCACCAGTGATAAGACCGGCTATCCAGTAGAGATGCTGGAACTAGAAATGGACATGGAAGCCGACTTAGGGATTGACTCCATCAAACGGGTGGAAATCTTAGGGGCGATGCAAGAAATGTACCCCAACTTACCCAAACCGAATATCGAAGAACTTGGAGACCTCCGCACCATCGGTCAAATAGTCGATTACCTACAGCAGTTGGCTGGAGGTGAAAAAAAAAAGTCTGAACCTGAGTTTGTCCAACAACCACCGGAATTAGAGCATACTATCCAGCGCCATCCGGTCAAACTCAGGAGCCTAGCACAGCCCGATTATTTGGATTTCACATTACCAGAGGGACACATCGGTTTAATCACGGATGATGGTTCCCTCACCACTTATAAATTAACTGAATCCCTAATCGAGAAAGGCTGGAAAGTAGTAGTTATCAGCTTCCCCCAATCGCTCATCGCTCAACAAGCGCCTTTACCTACAGGAGTAACCCGCGTCACCTTAGCAAACTTAAGTGAAGAACATCTTCAACAACAATTGCAAGCGATCGCATCTCACTGCGGAGCGATTGGGGCCTTCATCCATCTCCATCCAATGTTTGTAGGAAATCACACCGGGAGTATTTCTTATAACGAATCAGAAAAGGCGATCGTCAAGCACGTATTTTTGATGGCGAAGCACCTCAAACCCTCCCTCAACGAAGCCGCAAAGCATGGACGTAGTTGTTTCTGTACAGTTGCTCACCTTGATGGAGCCTTCGGTTTAGAGTACAAAGTCAACTTCGGTGCGATCGGCGCTGGTTTATTTGGATTAACCAAAACTCTGAGATGGGAATGGCCAAAGGTATTTACTCGTGCGATCGACTTAAGTCCCAGACTTGACGCTAAACAGTCAGTACAAAACATCATCGCCGAACTTCACGACCCCAACCTTTATATAAGTGAAGTTGGCTACGGCTCGCAAGGACGAGTCACCCTCATCGCCGATTAAAAGGCGGGTTAATCAATGATATAGCAGTCCTATTTGAGTTGTGAGAATTACTGTTTTTAACGAACCGCGAAGGCGCGAAGGGCGCAAAGAAAAGAAATAAACAGAGAATCTCACAAATCTTTTAGGGCTGCTATGGTGCATTCTTCTTACTTCCTTCCTACTACAAAATTACCTATTTATCTTCCTTCGCGTTCTTTGCGTCCTTCGCGGTTCGTATAACAAAAAACCCAATTTATGCAGGTATTCACGAGGATTTATGACACAAACAGCCCAGCTTAGTCCATCATCTGTCTTTGTCGTGAGCGGCGGTGCAAAAGGGATTACGGCTGAGTGTACTATCAAATTAGCCCAGCACCAACCCTGCAAATTCATCCTCCTCGGTCGCTCCGAAGTATTAGAAACCGAGCCAGATTATGCTCAAAATTCTGATGAATCCGCATTGAAAAAATGCATCATGGAAAATCTTCTCTCTCAAGGAGAGAAGCCCACACCCATGAATGTGCAAAAAATCTATAACAAAATAACATCCAGCCGCGAAATTAAAAAGACTCTAGCAGCAATTGAAAAAACAGGA
It includes:
- the devC gene encoding ABC transporter permease DevC, coding for MNFKIPLGWLQLAQQKVRLLVAVAGIGFIVLLMFVQLGFQDALYSSATAVHQNLKGDLFLVSSQYKSLTSNQSFSRTRLYQSLGFDGVESVSPMYLQFAKLKNPATGEKYSIYVIGFDPGKPVMNLPEVEKNLDKLKIPDVMLFDRSSRPEFGPIATKFDAGDTTQTIEIFPFNSLIGYRVRIGGLFSLGPSFGVDGNLLVSDSTFLRINPNSRPADMIDIGLISLKPGTDAEAVLKNLQATLPNDVQVFTRQGFIDFEKKYWAVRTPIGFILNLMLTMAAVVGVVIVYQILYSNIATQFVAYATLKAIGYANKYLLNVVFQQALILAILGYIPGFITSVLLYSFAAEATKLPIFMTLNNALIVLTSTVLMCIASGALAINKLRSADPGDIF
- a CDS encoding ABC exporter membrane fusion protein, with protein sequence MAVNKESRLFTKPVGRSQVILAASLTLAAGLIAFYSLIPFWSKPKVVTPATNPPKAVAPVKLAVTALGRLEPEGEVTSLTAPASNNGVRVERLLVKEGDTVKARQVLAYLENYGRSRTALQQALDQLQVAKAKLAQVKSGAKTGDIEAQKAAIARLEPQYKGDVATQQATIDRIQAEVDNAQAENNRYQQLYRQGAIAASVADTKALQLKTTQQQLTEAQATLKRTQDTFQEQRKQAQAQLTSISEVRTVDVQVAQTEVNSATTSVQQAKADLDLSYIKSPINGKILKIHAKTGEVISSSRGFAEIGKTSQMYVIAEVYQTDVQKVRVGQKATITSTAFTGTIKGTVKEIGWQVDKQNIFSLNPGSDTDRRIIEVKISIDSPADSQKVARFTNLQVDVAIHI
- a CDS encoding type I polyketide synthase, with the translated sequence MSAYSIDTALAELESLINNCEKAVMRSIEEKNMKSDKSDKSVSINRINRQLQHNPIAIVGMASLLPQARNLREYWQNIVNKIDCITDVPATHWSVEDYYDPNPRTTEDKTYCKRGGFLPEVDFNPMEFGIPPSILEVTDVSQLLSLVVAKEAMEDAGYGEKREFNREMVGVILGVAMAKQLGMPLSARLEYPIWEKALKSSGLSDEDTQKIVDKIKSAYVKWDENAFPGMLANVVAGRIANRLNFGGMNCVVDAACASSFGALKMAISELVEHRSDMMLTGGVDTDNTIMAYISFSKTPAVSPSENVKPFDAKSDGMMLGEGIGMIVLKRLEDAERDNDKIYAVIKGIGTSSDGRYKSIYAPRKEGQVKALERAYEDAGFSPATVGLMEAHGTGTMAGDPTEFGSLKDFFDEHDEKKQHIALGSVKSQIGHTKAAAGAASLIKTALALHHKVLPPTINITEPNPKLNIKTSSFYLNTETRPWIRPEGEAPRRAGVSSFGFGGTNYHVVLEEYEADQNHAYRLHSDASEVLLFAPTVDQLLSKSEEILGKLRSPDARTHYAQLVNECKSQQIPLSAARFGFVAENLEEACKLLQTSIEWLKHKGTAASWEHPQGIYYRSSGMELGGKVVSLFSGQGSQYLEMGRELVMNFPLMRRLHGYMDSLLLKDNLQPLSEIVFPHPVFGEAEKNVQIAALQRTEYAQPAIGVLSAGMYSILQQAGFKSDFVAGHSFGELTALWAAGVLSTEDYLFLVKARGQAMAAPEDPDHDAGSMLAVKEDISKVEAVLRHFPQVAIANQNSPTQFVLAGPTAEIARIKEALHEKGYTAVLLPVSAAFHTPLIAFAQKSFAIATKSVKFQSPKIPVYSNVTSKQYPKEPQGIQKILETHLSNSVLFKQEIENIYAAGGTCFVEFGPRRILTNLVKDILGDRPHITVSLNPSTQKNSDRSLREAVVQLRVIGMALNNLDPYQLPQTIPPIETKKTLNVRLNGINYRSEKTKNAFALALQNGHKVTLPTPEYSDAVPLFSSPGVTPTLAAIETNGHKKSTATMNGVSSDIITQTEQQMNPVTLSQPAQESKMQPTPEKLTNYQQLLESLEYLLTQFQENQAENLQVHGTYLNHQMEYAKAFFQLMQQQNSLLSESKSTAETAKMKLVVMESLERSMMQFHSQQGETLRIHEQYLQEQLEYTKSFFQLIQQEYSQIISGDGATQLTEISNFTPFTTETTVSDAPVPPTTKIVESQPLPVTEPVAKNGSTVTQEPLPPAVEPVVETPVSPKTQSIASLLPTPHFATVETVEPVAELPAPVVEPQAEVVVKISSPPVSEVVAFTPKPAPTTAAPVSGATIDIVDLDKNLLAITSDKTGYPVEMLEMDMDMEADLGIDSIKRVEILGALQEMYPNLPKPNLEELSEKRTIGQVVEYLQSHASKSVSVEIAVHEIQQAAEVPVETAPVVEVVIAPEPSIVVAFTPEPEPALATSDEFANLGETLLAITSDKTGYPVEMLELEMDMEADLGIDSIKRVEILGAMQEMYPNLPKPNIEELGDLRTIGQIVDYLQQLAGGEKKKSEPEFVQQPPELEHTIQRHPVKLRSLAQPDYLDFTLPEGHIGLITDDGSLTTYKLTESLIEKGWKVVVISFPQSLIAQQAPLPTGVTRVTLANLSEEHLQQQLQAIASHCGAIGAFIHLHPMFVGNHTGSISYNESEKAIVKHVFLMAKHLKPSLNEAAKHGRSCFCTVAHLDGAFGLEYKVNFGAIGAGLFGLTKTLRWEWPKVFTRAIDLSPRLDAKQSVQNIIAELHDPNLYISEVGYGSQGRVTLIAD